Below is a genomic region from Papilio machaon chromosome 19, ilPapMach1.1, whole genome shotgun sequence.
GCATCAAagtgttacttaaaaaaaatagactaaaatgttttgtgcAGATGTTTCGGTAATGGAAACGCTTCTATAGGTTAGATCACTTTAGGGTGATTAACCTCTAAAATAGAGTTAAATCAAAGTCTTTAGAGCGTgaagtatataaatagatCAGTAAGGCCTTTACACTGAAATGGAACAgtatgaaaaatgtaaaatttaccGGATTTACGAGTTGTGCTCCTAGAATTAAGAAACGTCTTGTCATCTCACTCGTAttcttaaaacaataaagataaCTATATGTTTAAATAGGTGTTTACGCTTTAAAAAATCCAGATTAAACAGACCTTGAACATATATCAATGTTTccaaatataagtaaaatttgcTTATTATTAGAACAGTGATACCTTTCGATACAtaattttgcaatatttaGGGTGGCTTGGTAAACTACTCGTATCGCAAACTGGGCCACAATCAATGCGTAGAACATTAAAATTCACCATGACACCTTCAACTGACCTAAATGACCATACGCGATTTCACACTGTAAGAATATAAtcagtaatattaattttaaaatattgccgTATAGACGAACTCGCCGTGTAATTCTACGTATAATAGTGCAAACTTTTTGAATGCTGTTTAGCTGGAGACGGTgcacaaaatacaattttaggcATCGGCAAAATGTAAAGGGATGCAGGGTACCACCTACAGACAAAAGCTCTCAACTAACCACGAACATTCATTAAGTTTGAATCTTGTAATACCTTTCTAAGTAGCAAATGATTTCACAAATGGAAACAAAATAGTTTGCGTACATGAAGTTATACTTTATGTCATTTAACACTTCCTGTTTACTAATATCGAAGTAAATCTTATTACACGCTCTGATTGGAAAAGGTTTCTGCTGACCATAGTTTAcgcaaaaactatttaaattaaaatgcctTCGTTAATGTATTCTAACAACAAATTAAACTGATTTCTCATTGATTTTTCAAGTTCATTTtcctaattatataaaaaaaacaaaatacaaagaatTCTAACAGTTTccataaatttaaaggaatctatttttttaagatttcttacttttaattctttgtaaaACAAAGAGAATAACATGGatgaagtaatattaaaacagacGACTGTTCTTTTCACTCaacttcttaaaaaatattttaaatatgtaacaaagaaaaattcgTCCGCGTTTGCGCAAACCTGCTCTAGTTAGCAACTTGCGTAATAAATCCTTCCCCACTCATGTCCAATACCATTGTAACCTCGTGGTACAAAACGACCACTACAACAATCCTATAATTGcgttttaacattttagttCTATTACGTTATGCGGCTAATAAGTGGCTAAGTATAGCCGGACGATAAAGGTTACTAAGACCGCCTATAATCTATATTAGACCATTTAATATTGACCTATTAGATTAGATtgataaatatagatttaaaatgtcattacaGATAGACATTTTTTAGAGATTAAAATAGAAACTGTAAATAAGCTATACTATACTATATTACCAATGGATAGAATCTATAAACTTCacaatcaaacaaaaatacaaaacgcaACACctaaacaatgtaaaaaaaagtcgaataattaaaaacgtaaaaaaccGCATTCTCCAAACAGTTACAACCTTGTGTATTCCAACAAAGCGCATTTATAAGCATAGTTATAGTACATTGTTCTATCCAGTAATTGACAATAAATGTTACCAAATTACGTGCGAAAATACACGTATTAACACTTCGCAGACGTTTCGCACGATGGCGAAAACCGGGtgcttttaatgatatattgcAAGATGTTAGCTAGGCTAATACTGTAGCCTAATGATGCGATGTGACGTCACATATCAAATGTTTTGAGATCAAGGGATATGTTACTTAAGACAagctttatttacttttcacaTCTGCTATGTTAATCTCCTCTAAATTTCTTCTTGTAAAATAACGTTGTAATTCTGTCAGTGCTCAGGAACGTCATATCTTGTCTTAATTTATCAAGGCGATTACATccttgtttaatttaagatgTGCTAAAATATTCCAGAAATTTGTCGTTTTAAATTTCTTGCTATATTGACCTAATTTGGCTATTTGAACCGATCACAAGTTTGCAAACGTATTGCAAATTGCACTAAAATCGCCAACAACGGCAGGGTGTGGCGGTGAAAGTTGCATAGGCAAGGTTTATGTTAaaccattaaattaaaacttgtatATGGAACAAGCGactaaaataatgattatattATCTTAGTAGATATAAATAGggcaaaataattttcctaCATGTAGTCAATTTGTATAATTGTATTCCTGATGAAATATACTACCATATTCTAGATCGTTTAATGATGAAAATTACTTAAGTCTAATACTATATATACAATGATGTCCTCCCTAAGTGACTATTAAACTACACACTGGAAGCTATAGTGAAGGCCAAAGATTTGAGGTACAATATTACTCGTACTATACTTATATAAActctcaaaaaaaaatgtgttaaattactacattttactttttttttaaattttatagtgtAAGGTGGCAAAAGAGCAAGTGGTCGCttaaattcgccaaaataaataagtgaCCACTGCTCATAGATATccgcatttgcagatgcgttgcctaccttaaaacgcacaaaaagagaattttCCCCTACCAATAAGTCTATTCCTTACTTaaaggaaaagatgggaatGGAAAGAGGATAAAAATTAGGTCTACTGCACCGCACTCAtctatttttagttataaaagaaagtaaaacaATGGGGacttcttaataataaaaaaacattatattagaatGGATATTCTTAACTAAATATGAGATATTGTTAATCGTAAACCATTTAATGTTGGTATGTGAATTATAGACAACTAAATGGACTATGGTTTGCAATGTGCCAAGTTATTCTGGTCAAGTCGCAGCTGAATTGTAAATACTTATTGCTGACCTAATGTTCGTTACAATATCAAACATTcgatattgatatttatttctaataacaTAGAGTATAACATCCTTTACTTTACTTCCTATGTGATAGAAAACATTGCAACAGAATTCAATACATTATGGACACTAATGTCACATCGAGATGTTACCACGTAAACGATGTCAGAATTTGTACAATAAATCAGTTGAAACaatgtatataacattagtCACATCGGCAATGGAAACTAAAAGACTTTAGTAAAAGCAATAAGCTTTTTAATGTATCCTATCCTATCAAGGAATCGGATACTAAACCTAAAGTAATAGAACACGTGTAAAAATACGACTGTATTAGAAACTagatttgaaattttctttttagaaaattCAGGAAATTTATGTGCCCATAaaagaagaattaaattaacaattgtaTAGTGAAGTCGTCTAttataatagtattaaaataatattacatcttATATTGGCAgttgcccgcaacttcgtcagcacagaataaataaatatagcataaGGTATTACCGCAAAAAAATTTCGGACAGACaaacagaaaaacaaaattgaattttcgTTGGATATAATACACGTAATACTCATGATCCCGTAAGGGCTCTTTAAGTTAGATAAAATGACGGCAAAGAGTTTCCCACcgttaagttttattttcccCATTCGTAGAGACTAATGACAGAAATACTATTATAATGTTGAGGCAGTGCTTATGTAATCAAATAAATCTCGTAAcccacataaatattattttaattgtgtaTTACATTAGCTTCAGTTGTATGTgatgcatttaattaaatgtaaatatattatttacacaggAAAATTATACCGTACAGCTTCATACCATTAAATCTACACGTTTTTCTCACGCTCGAGCTCCTCGCAACCTACCACAGTAAATAGTATTAGTTATTTCACATATTCAGAAAAACTGACGAAAAAAGCCATGAGTTTAATTTTCTGTGATCGGTAAATTATTGGTAATGACCACAAATATAAAGGCCGAGGCTGCATCAAAATTCGACCACGTATCTATAAGTCAAAATAATCAAGCTTCCTGCACCCTTTCCGCCCTTGAGAGCGACCACTTACTTTTTTCGCGCGTTCCGTTTCACACCACGCGCGGTACGACTATAAAAACCGGCGGCAACGAAATGAGAGCAATCAGTAGCCTTCGAGCAGTCTACCACAGAAGTGCAAGATGAGAGTTCTGGTTAGTTGAACCGCCTCTAAAATTGTGTTACGTGAATAGTGTTGTGCCCTAACATTAGTGACGTGATGTAAATACTGGATTGATGGAATTCGGTGTACGATATTGAAAgggattttttcttttcagattGTCGCCGCCGCCGTCCTCGCCTGCGCCGCAGCCGCGCCCTCTGGCGCCCTGCTGGCCGCACCCTACGCTCATGGCTTAGTGGGTCTTGCCAACCCCTATGCCGTAGCGCACGCCGCTCCCCTAGCCGTAGCCCACGCCGCCCCTGCTCTGCCCACCATCTCTCCCGGAGACATCCAGGGCGCCGCCATTGACGCGCACGTTGAGGCTTCCGACCACGCCCGCGCCGCCGTCGACGCCGCCCGCGAACTGCACGACCAGGCCTCCGAGATCCACGGTCAGGCCGCCAACGCCGCCGAAGATCACTCATGGCAAGCCGTAGACGCTGTCAAGACAGCCCAGGCTCAGTTGGACGGTGCCGCCGCCGGTGTCGCTCCCGTGCTGGCTAAGCAGCTTGCCGGTCACGTTGCCCCCGTGGCCGCGTACGCTGCCGCGCCTGCGTTGATCGGTCACGCCGCTTACGGTCACGCCGCCATCGCCCCGGCCGCGTACGCCGCGGCGCCTGCCGCCTACGCCGCTCCCGGTTTGGTTGCGGGTCACGCCATCGCCGGCAGCCGGTCTGTGGCCACCCAGTCCCTTTCCCAGACCCACCCCGCACCATACCTGCACGCGCCCGTCGCCTATGCCGCTCATGGTGCCTACGGACACGGACTCGCGCATGGATGGTAAACTGTGATAGCTTTTAGATACCAAATCTAATACTCAGATGTTtggaatgtaatttaaatgtaaaaaatgtacagGCAAAATAGGCGAGGATGAgtgaataaatgaaatagtaaattaacatgtttttCATTCAATTTGCACTATAATTAATGAAGACatcaaactttaataaaaacaaaatggagCCAGTATTTGCGTACTCAATTACGAGCTCATTCGAGTGTACATAAAAACACGATAAGatcaataattacatattttaatctataatgactatattttttcacCGGTTTTCTAAAGAATATAGTAGATTAAAAtcggacaaataaaataaaaacgaaaaagaCTAAGTTTCaactattaaatgtaattaaaaaatcacgcTTCAAAAGCGGAACTACAATATCAACATAACCTTGAACAAGAGTATATTTGTCGTACAAAAAATGAGTTCAAGGAATTGGAGCGACAATGAAAAAAAGGCTTCgagttttaataaacattatatatcTCATATAGATGGTTGACAGCAAAGaaaagtaaacataaatacatgTCGTTTACAAAGACTATGACAAAGAAGTAGGTAATTTGCGTgggataataaaaaatttattaatcagATATAAACCCGCATCACTGACAGTGAAAATATTGCCTAcacacatattataaatgcgaatggttAGATGTatcgatgtttgttagaaggtatcatCAAAACGGCTGAATGAAtgtcgctgaaatttggcatagatgaagaacgtagtctggtggaatacattttagattatataactactaattaagtgtttttaaattccatgcggacggagtcgcgggcataGCTGGTACGGTTACAAAACTGAAAGTGTGTTGTGGGCTGTGTGGCTTTAAATCAGAGCGAAAGGAACTTAACATTCCTTGAAACAAAGGAATACAGTTAAATGTCATAAGTCATGTGTCAAAGCAACCGACAAAGtaataatcataaattaacGGTGTACTAACCCGGCTGAgagaactttttaaaaattaattaaaccagACCTCGTACTGAGATCTTaactagtttaattataattatactaaatatatataactcaaaaaattaattaataacgtaAATCATTCtgtaaacattaacatttataagtatttttgtgacatattttgtttcttataaagtagatttaaaaattatacaaaagctAGCTTTGATATCTTTACGTTAaaacaagatttaattttCCGAGAATTTAAAATGCTAGCCAAATTGAATTACGGCAAGATCTTATTGAgcgaaaagaaatttaataaatatcttcAATGATATAGAGACAACATATTGGATACATTAAGAGCATCTTTCATAATCTCCAAGTAATTCCTCGATAAGCTACttggaatttatttttcaactaaaGTCGTGACATTGTGAAATACAGTAGCAGAAATATTTTGACTTTCCAGAGTAccataatttactaataagaGAGTAACTTTTGGATATCCATATATCTAGCGTGATCTATACAAACCTACACTTATACTAAGGGagattaattaagaaacgcctgtgaaaataaaactgcaaAAGCTCTGCAGTATTATTTCGTATTCTTAACGCTGCAATGAGTAAACATTGATAACAGTTTATGAATATTGAAAGAACTGAAAAacgttttcaaaaatttatccATTTCGTATTGTTAGCATTTCGTGTTCAAAACTCAAAAACTCGTGTGCGAACCTAACCCTACTTCACATTTCCACATTAAAAAACGATATTCAACTCGGAACCTTATAAAACAGTgtatttgattataattttgcaactttaaaattaaaatacttatgaTCGAGAATACGTTACATATATAGTAGTGATGTAACGAATGTTGGATTTTTCACATTcgcgaatgcgaatgcgaatatTCATCTTCAATATTcgcgaatgcgaatgcgaatgttaaatttcaaataaagcgCGCGTAAAATGTTTGACATTTCGTGTCGGCCatgtttaaattgaacatAGCCGAGCCGATACTGGTTGAATGAACGAAGTTAGTCACAGAAAGTTCATTCGAAAAGTATTGTTTTGATTTGAGGTTAGTTTGGTGTTATTGCATTTCCCAAATTTAAcccaattttaaatagaaataaatattttttgtttttgtaaaaagcttatttacaaatagtcaagtattcattatttgattttttaagtttatatttcattatcatatttaattcttagaaaatatatagtgggatggaaaaatatataattaaagccaaaaaggttataaattaatattatacttagaTTTGATTGGATCTCTGAAGTTCTGTTTTCACAAAAGATACTTGAATTtagaattagatttttttcaaaatatatgtaaggcatggacattcattattttttctgtgGTGGAGTTAAGTTgtgattttgttaatattttaattagactAACAAGAATAAAAGAGAAAGTGTTTCTAATTTAGTTGCTTACCAAAACTGttccataatatttttttttaattcaagtatggttaaataaaaatatataaatcttatcaGTTGTGTTATCATTTCATATGCAAccatataataatttcctttttgtttgttaaatacatTCGCTAAATATTCGCATCGTTTTTTGCGAATAggaatgcgaatgcgaatatCGAAAAATATGCGAATATTGgcgaatgcgaatgcgaatgcgaatatTCGTTACATCACTAATATATAGCATAAGGAACATTCTAAAGCGGATCTGCTGAGCTGCCAATAGAGGCTAAAAAGTCGTGAGATATCTCGTTGTGTGACACGATAATAACGAAACGCCTGAGAGAATCGCAATTGCAAAATTTGCTGTTGAGAAATTTCTACACGCGATGTAAGAGAGGCGTAATACAAATCACTATATGAAGATAAAACGAgtcacaaatttatttatctttaaacgGCTATTTTTAGAGTTAAGTTAAATGcagatgttattttttggaacgaagttccttatcgcgcgttatgaaagggggctagacggaaaaaattcttacgaaaagttgtcacgacactttttgctatatcaccatggcaacgacgtgacaatatataacgaaaattcatagaaataaaatgttcttcttgtgaagacttaagttttttatttatagaataaacattggttccttcaataattaaacttcgttccatccgggtgtcccttgacacttCTCAAGTTTTTTGTAAACAGAATAGTTGGATAGAACTGTGTTTGCAATAATGCAAAttagttttgtaaaaataaatggcattatcaaaaaaaatattttacgttatgaaatactttttaataattgtacaatGTAACTAAATTTACCTACTTTCGTTTTACTTGAACGTTTGTAGAGTTAAGTAACCTGAACAAAAGACTTCAACGCGCTTCGTCATTAAGAAATCCTAATTCACTGATGtcattaacttttaatttttaaagtcatGTGCTAAATTAAGCTATAACAtgcatcatatttttttataatattccttatgatacttattaattaagaaagaaattaaGATTCATTATTCtagtatcaatttaaaatgatcCACAGTTTACGATGCAGATTAAACCCTGCTAGACACCTTGACTTTAACTAGATAGTTCTTactatacattttaaactgAAAGTGTGGAGGTAAAAATTAGAATTGTACTGTGTAACTAACTAATTGTGTATACACACTTCTTTTGCCGACACACTTGTATTTAAACATGTATACCTCTTTTTTCTACGAAGAGAAAGACAAAGATGACTTGACGCTCGGTATGACATGAAATCATAGTCATACCGACATGGATTTGACAGTTTGAATGCTACACGATTGTGTCGTGGCGGGGTGATACGCATGCGCGTGCGCAGTCGCGGTCGTTGCCCGCACGTCACGGTTCAAGAGCGGCGGAAAGTGATCACGGTAATCGCCCTTGCATAGCGATCGCATACTGTGATTAAGACATCTTTGTTTCCAAGCTGATCCCTATcaagaaataaatgaattttggaTAAATTGTTGACATGACCTTTGAAATAAATGGGaatcatgtttttaaaataattttcagtcatataaataaagtaaagctTATCGTTGTAGTAATTTCAAGCCTCCAATCAATTATAATGTGTAAAAGTGTTTAGAATCCTAGACTGACTTATCGTTAGTTTTGAGACCAAATCcccgtataaaacatattgtttccTTTGTCTTGTCAAAGATGAGAGAGATATATAgggattttgatctcagaaatccacgatTAGTACGATTGATATTCATTAGTCATTAACATTTAGTAtagattttttactaaatctacactaacgGAGCCACTAATGACTATTTAACAACCTTGAGTGCGGCAGTTCATGCTTTATGGCGAGTGTTTTTTAGAGAATTACTCAGGAAATTGAGCTACGCCCATTCTAAGAATAAAAGAAGGAAgagtgttt
It encodes:
- the LOC106715273 gene encoding cuticle protein 63, producing MRVLIVAAAVLACAAAAPSGALLAAPYAHGLVGLANPYAVAHAAPLAVAHAAPALPTISPGDIQGAAIDAHVEASDHARAAVDAARELHDQASEIHGQAANAAEDHSWQAVDAVKTAQAQLDGAAAGVAPVLAKQLAGHVAPVAAYAAAPALIGHAAYGHAAIAPAAYAAAPAAYAAPGLVAGHAIAGSRSVATQSLSQTHPAPYLHAPVAYAAHGAYGHGLAHGW